The following coding sequences are from one Neurospora crassa OR74A linkage group I, whole genome shotgun sequence window:
- a CDS encoding alpha-1,3-glucan synthase Ags2, with product MAAVLLTLVLATLVQGLRYDPDYVDYNLNQNKDAVNPLDYSAPKRDNYTASPKNWKFPFYTLFLDRYANGDPTNDNINGTVYEQDPTSNQLRHGGDVQGVIDSLDYIQGMGIKAIYIAGSPFINLPWGVDSYSPIDLTLLDMHYGTIKDWQRMVDEIHKRDMYVMIDHTFSTMSDLLAFKGFENETAPFSLKEHKVHYKGNREYLDFAPSNEYKDECQYPRFWDETGMPVGEDVTSQLKGCYDSDFDQYGDMEAFGVHPDWQRSLAKFASVQDRLRDWAPSVRKRIELFSCLSIRVLDVDGFRFDKATQVTVDAMAEHNEAIRKCAKEHNKDNFFMPGEITGGDGYGAIYIGRGRQSNQRPSFPQVMNLTTKELSKNNSLVIRDEGKNGLDAAAFHYSAYRFLTRFAGMSGNLEAGYDLPLNWVEMWNQMIITNDFVNPNTGLFDPRHMYGTMNQDVFRWSGIKQGTQRMLLGLFIMTLHMPGIPLVFYGEEQEFYVLDSTADNYLFGRQAFSPTPGWMLHGCHVGNSTQYVGWPIETSRTGCTDPKVALDHRDPSAPVRNIMKSMYHMRDTYETFREAWLLQTLSSKVRNVTLEGSTTSTEFGIWSVARAFMPSVQKESYPAEPVWLVYHNEDKETEYTFDCSKKGQDFVSPFDAGATVKNLFYPYDEIKLEKSTQSLGFANSHAVSGCLSNITMAPFEFRAYVLKEDWESPPPMITKFTPGHDASVESYGNGKVDIQLEFSEEMDCEEVLNSISFTSTTEENASIKIDAHRCDNIKASFIAEYVGTIPSTWRFNATLSNVKDGIHRITVKDPQSGRNASTGATDHFLLRVGSSNNPLVNPMKANYSKTLVTKEGSDLFVNHAAAGADKWRYSTNWGSTWSDWLEYKGGKEKIDKLAWNGTKRQEWDGDHVMVQYWSKLLGSASFVQSGDSKETKTRRFPHLFAHGLFNKFGFDAGVKNELKLVGDGLWEGHVMDEWPTHFQLNVWGMNPDQRPDAGWVFGDVDGDGVLDRMPPSSLALNVINATEPPPMPALSWKLVFNDALLTFHKEPQGNVAVQIIMFILLASLPIVGGLTAVWTFMGSFYKVKVNKVGFKRRGRSPLRDIGKRISSTVSFENFRHKDVGDTELAVIPGKRRKVIIATMEYNIDDWNIKIKIGGLGVMAQLMGKALEHQDLIWVVPCVGGIDYPIDQRAEPMYVPIMGKEYEIEVQYHQVQNITYVLLDAPIFRTQSKADPYPPRMDDMDSAIYYAAWNYCIAEAIRRFNPDLYHINDYHGAAAPLYLLPERTIPCALSLHNAEFQGMWPMRTPEESKEVCEVFNLDPEIVKEYVQFGSVFNLLHAGASYLRVHQKGFGAVGVSKKYGDRSYARYPIFWGLSKIGQLPNPDPSDTAEWSRDEQIQAKDVVVDLEAEAKRGDLRRQAQEWAGLEVNPDAELFVFVGRWSLQKGVDLIADIFPSILEKYPTTQLICVGPVIDLYGKFAALKLAKLMEKYPKRVYSKPEFTALPPCIFSGAEFALIPSRDEPFGLVAVEFGRKGALGVGARVGGLGQMPGFWYTIESTAPQHLIQQFRGAIVSALESKKKDRQMMRAWSAKQRFPVAQWVEDLDTLQTEAIRIHHKEAKKRKRVPSGSLLTVPSTVDLHGNNTQRDYFDDAVSTPAGARSRTASTVSTPGPQDGATHHRRTLSSPFDDDIPSIASPPPGTPGSPPTVNVDRVGDHSDHNGEDGADEPLMPPNPLFLNPSASSSVTDVASIAANVYGHAGDRSSVDTFAMRMMSPDSSEIRPQAFGLLNPQARPGAEALYQARNRNSSRLSVIDVVGDRQDFRLQKVDPFFTDANGQYYREFERKLNGLTAKNSETELCIEDYLKESEKEWFKEFRNAKLGRSRSPSRSRSPMPGLKIKKTRHASIGSVQSISPTEDDDRENEERNSSNNEGVGHHRDDQFLLGDGYKPPTGLKKLLSIRLGDWPIYSFIIALGQILAANTYQIVLLAGESGQTPTQLYIVAGTYALGSLLWWFMFRRLPALYSLSLPWLFYGLAFMLLGVTPFMPDHVRFPVQNTASALYAAGASSGSLFFAMNFGDEGGVPIMTWIFRAAIIQGIQQVYILALWYWGSLLTAQTPTGSPHVGTWIANKVPVALVITVPIALIFWCLGVISFVGLPDYYRQLPDKIPSFYKSLLRRHIVPWFLLMVVIQNYFLSAPYGRTWEFLFYSRAVPGWAILLLAIGFFVGVWCLLLWLFAYFTKTHPWIVPLFAIGLGAPRWAQMLWATSGIGLYLPWCGTVVLSAIISRCLWLWLGLLDTVQGVGLGMVLLLTLTRQHVAATLIGAQFLGAVFMMLARATAPDKDGPGDVFPDFSAGVMPGLGRPWFWVVLGLQLVLPIGFFKFFRKEQVAKP from the exons TATGAGCAAGATCCCACGAGCAACCAGTTGCGGCATGGAGGCGATGTTCAGGGTGTCATTGACAGCCTGGATTACATCCAGGGCATGGGAATAAAG GCTATATACATTGCTGGCTCACCGTTTATCAATCTCCCCTGGGGTGTTGACTCGTACTCG CCCATCGATTTGACTCTCTTGGACATGCATTACGGCACCATCAAGGACTGGCAACGCATGGTGGATGAGATTCACAAACGTGATATGTATGTCATGATTGATCACACCTTCTCAAC TATGAGCGATCTTCTGGCATTCAAAGGCTTCGAGAACGAAACCGCACCCTTTTCACTCAAAGAACACAAGGTGCACTACAAGGGTAATCGAGAGTACCTCGATTTTGCACCATCCAATGAATACAAGGACGAATGCCAATATCCCAGATTTTGGGATGAAACGGGAATGCCTGTTGGAGAGGACGTCACTAGCCAGCTGAAAGGCTGCTACGACAGTGATTTCGACCAGTATGGTGACATGGAAGCCTTTGGTGTCCATCCGGACTGGCAACGTTCCTTGGCCAAGTTTGCTAGTGTCCAGGATCGGTTGAGGGACTGGGCACCCTCTGTTCGCAAACGCATCGAGTTATTCTCCTGTCTTTCGATTAGGGTGCTTGATGTTGACGGGTTCCGCTTCGATAAGGCCACGCAAGTCACGGTCGATGCTATGGCCGAGCATAACGAAGCCATCCGCAAGTGTGCCAAAGAACACAACAAAGACAACTTCTTCATGCCGGGCGAAATCACCGGAGGCGACGGCTACGGTGCGATATATATCGGCAGAGGACGGCAATCGAACCAGAGGCCAAGTTTTCCGCAGGTCATGAATCTGACAACCAAAGAGCTGAGCAAGAACAACAGCCTGGTTATCCGTGACGAGGGCAAAAATGGCCTTGACGCTGCTGCTTTTCATTATTCGGCATACCGGTTTCTGACCAGATTTGCCGGTATGAGCGGAAACTTGGAAGCTGGTTACGACCTGCCGCTCAATTGGGTTGAGATGTGGAACCAGAtgatcatcaccaacgaTTTCGTCAACCCTAATACTGGCCTGTTCGATCCACGGCATATGTACGGAACTATGAATCAGGACGTCTTCCGGTGGTCTGGCATCAAGCAGGGTACACAGAGGATGCTTCTGGGTCTATTCATCATGACTCTGCATATGCCCGGTATTCCGTTGGTTTTCTATGGCGAGGAACAAGAATTCTATGTTCTTGACAGCACGGCGGACAACTACCTTTTCGGAAGACAAGCTTTCTCGCCTACCCCCGGTTGGATGCTCCACGGCTGCCATGTCGGCAACAGTACCCAATATGTCGGCTGGCCCATTGAAACATCAAGGACCGGCTGCACCGACCCCAAGGTTGCTCTGGATCATCGTGACCCATCGGCTCCCGTCCGCAACATTATGAAGTCGATGTACCACATGCGCGACACGTATGAGACTTTCCGTGAAGCATGGCTCCTGCAGACCCTTAGCTCGAAGGTTAGGAATGTGACGCTCGAAGGTAGCACCACAAGCACAGAGTTTGGGATTTGGTCCGTTGCACGCGCATTTATGCCGAGTGTTCAAAAAGAATCATATCCAGCTGAACCCGTCTGGCTTGTTTATCACAACGAGGACAAGGAAACCGAGTATACATTCGACTGCTCCAAGAAGGGCCAGGACTTCGTCTCTCCATTCGATGCTGGAGCAACCGTCAAGAACTTGTTTTACCCATATGACGAGATCAAACTGGAGAAATCCACTCAGAGTTTAGGATTTGCTAATTCCCATGCTGTGAGCGGCTGCCTCAGCAATATCACCATGGCGCCCTTCGAATTCAGAGCGTATGTACTCAAGGAAGATTGGGAGTCACCCCCGCCTATGATCACCAAGTTCACTCCTGGCCACGACGCCTCTGTCGAGTCTTACGGTAACGGCAAGGTCGATATCCAACTAGAGTTTTCGGAGGAAATGGATTGTGAGGAGGTCTTGAACTCGATCTCCTTCACATCGACAACCGAAGAGAACGCTAGTATCAAGATCGATGCACACCGCTGCGACAATATCAAAGCCAGCTTTATTGCCGAATACGTTGGAACTATCCCTTCGACCTGGAGGTTCAATGCGACCCTGTCCAATGTAAAGGACGGTATTCACAGGATCACCGTCAAGGACCCCCAGTCCGGCCGTAATGCCAGCACGGGCGCCACAGATCACTTCCTCCTTCGTGTCGGTTCATCCAACAACCCGCTCGTTAACCCCATGAAGGCCAATTACTCGAAGACGCTGGTGACGAAAGAGGGTAGTGATCTCTTCGTCAACCACGCCGCGGCCGGTGCCGATAAGTGGCGCTATTCAACCAACTGGGGCTCGACTTGGAGCGACTGGCTCGAGTATAAGGGAGGCAAGGAGAAGATCGATAAGCTAGCTTGGAATGGGACCAAGAGACAGGAATGGGACGGTGACCATGTCATGGTTCAGTACTGGTCCAAGCTACTTGGTAGCGCCTCATTCGTCCAGTCTGGTGACAGCAAAGAGACCAAGACGCGCCGCTTCCCCCACCTCTTCGCCCATGGTCTCTTTAACAAGTTCGGCTTCGATGCTGGTGTCAAGAATGAGCTGAAGCTGGTTGGTGACGGCTTGTGGGAGGGCCACGTGATGGATGAGTGGCCCACGCACTTCCAGCTCAACGTATGGGGCATGAATCCCGATCAGAGGCCTGACGCCGGGTGGGTATTTGGCGATGTGGATGGAGATGGGGTTCTGGATCGTATGCCGCCTTCATCTTTGGCACTAAACGTGATCAATGCTACGGAACCGCCACCGATGCCTGCGCTGTCTTGGAAGCTTGTCTTCAACGATGCATTGCTCACTTTCCACAAGGAACCCCAGGGAAACGTGGCGGTTCAGATCATTATGTTTATCCTACTGGCTTCACTCCCCATCGTCGGCGGTCTCACTGCCGTCTGGACTTTCATGGGCTCCTTTTACAAGGTCAAGGTTAACAAGGTTGGCTTCAAGCGCCGCGGTCGATCACCACTCCGCGATATTGGCAAGCGCATCAGCAGTACCGTTTCTTTCGAGAACTTCCGTCATAAGGACGTGGGCGATACAGAGCTCGCTGTCATCCCAGGCAAGCGCAGAAAGGTCATCATAGCCACGATGGAATACAATATCGACGACTGGAACATTAAGATCAAGATTGGCGGTCTCGGCGTCATGGCCCAGCTCATGGGTAAGGCACTGGAGCACCAGGATCTGATCTGGGTTGTGCCCTGCGTCGGTGGCATCGACTACCCGATCGACCAGCGCGCTGAGCCTATGTACGTGCCCATCATGGGCAAGGAGTACGAAATCGAAGTGCAGTACCACCAGGTTCAAAATATCACGTACGTACTGCTCGACGCACCCATCTTCCGCACCCAATCCAAGGCCGACCCCTACCCGCCACGCATGGACGACATGGACTCGGCCATCTACTATGCTGCATGGAACTACTGTATTGCTGAAGCCATTCGTCGGTTCAACCCGGACCTGTACCACATCAACGACTATCACGGTGCGGCAGCGCCATTGTATTTGCTTCCTGAACGCACCATTCCATGCGCTCTTTCGCTTCACAATGCCGAATTTCAAGGCATGTGGCCTATGCGCACGCCTGAGGAGTCCAAGGAGGTGTGCGAGGTGTTCAACTTGGATCCGGAAATCGTGAAGGAGTATGTCCAATTCGGATCCGTCTTCAACCTCCTTCATGCCGGAGCAAGCTATTTGCGCGTTCACCAAAAGGGCTTTGGTGCCGTGGGCGTCTCGAAGAAGTATGGCGACCGCTCTTACGCCCGCTATCCCATCTTCTGGGGTCTGTCCAAGATTGGCCAGCTGCCAAACCCTGACCCGAGTGACACGGCCGAGTGGAGCAGAGACGAGCAAATCCAGGCGAAggacgtcgtcgtcgatcttGAGGCTGAGGCAAAACGCGGTGATTTGAGGAGGCAAGCGCAGGAGTGGGCTGGGTTAGAAGTCAACCCGGATGCGGagctcttcgtcttcgtcggcaGATGGTCGCTCCAGAAAGGTGTCGATCTCATTGCTGATATCTTCCCGTCCATCCTGGAAAAGTATCCCACCACCCAGCTCATTTGCGTCGGCCCGGTTATCGATCTGTATGGAAAGTTCGCGGCACTCAAGTTGGCGAAGCTTATGGAGAAGTATCCCAAGCGCGTTTACAGCAAGCCCGAGTTTACCGCCCTGCCTCCTTGTATCTTCAGCGGCGCTGAGTTTGCCCTGATTCCCTCCCGCGACGAACCGTTTGGTCTGGTTGCTGTTGAATTCGGTCGGAAGGGCGCGCTCGGCGTGGGTGCCCGCGTCGGTGGCCTTGGACAGATGCCTGGTTTCTGGTACACGATCGAGTCGACCGCTCCTCAGCATCTTATTCAGCAATTCCGTGGAGCCATTGTCAGTGCTTTGGAAAGCAAGAAAAAGGACCGTCAGATGATGAGAGCCTGGAGTGCCAAGCAACGTTTCCCTGTTGCTCAATGGGTTGAGGACCTCGACACGCTTCAGACCGAGGCTATTCGCATTCATCACAAGGAAGCCAAGAAGCGGAAGAGAGTTCCTAGTGGCTCTTTGCTCACAGTTCCTTCTACCGTTGATCTTCACGGCAACAATACCCAGCGTGATTACTTTGATGATGCGGTCTCGACCCCTGCGGGCGCACGATCCCGAACGGCATCTACTGTTTCTACTCCGGGGCCTCAAGACGGTGCAACACATCACAGACGAACCCTCTCCAGCCCCTTTGATGATGACATTCCCAGCATTGCGTCACCACCCCCCGGGACTCCCGGATCTCCTCCAACCGTTAACGTGGATCGTGTCGGCGACCATTCAGACCACAATGGTGAAGATGGTGCTGATGAACCCCTCATGCCACCGAACCCCTTGTTCCTTAACCCCTCTGCCAGTTCGTCGGTCACAGATGTTGCCTCTATTGCAGCTAATGTCTACGGCCACGCGGGTGACCGCAGTAGTGTCGACACCTTTGCGATGCGCATGATGTCTCCCGACAGTTCCGAAATTCGTCCTCAAGCTTTTGGTCTGCTCAATCCACAAGCCCGTCCCGGTGCTGAAGCCCTCTACCAAGCACGCAACCGCAACAGCTCGCGTCTCTCCGTAATTGATGTCGTTGGTGACAGGCAGGATTTCCGCCTGCAAAAGGTTGATCCTTTCTTTACTGATGCCAATGGTCAATACTACCGCGAATTCGAGCGAAAACTCAACGGGCTCACGGCTAAGAACTCGGAAACCGAACTCTGCATCGAGGATTACCTCAAGGAAAGCGAGAAGGAGTGGTTCAAGGAATTCAGAAACGCCAAACTGGGCCGCAGCCGCAGTCCGAGCCGCTCCCGGAGTCCCATGCCAGGCTTGAAGATCAAGAAGACGAGACACGCGAGCATCGGCAGCGTCCAGAGTATTTCGCCtaccgaagacgacgatCGTGAGAACGAGGAacgcaacagcagcaacaatgaGGGTGTCGGTCACCATCGCGACGACCAATTTCTGCTTGGCGACGGGTACAAGCCGCCCACTGGCTTAAAGAAGCTGCTCTCCATCCGCCTTGGCGACTGGCCCATTTACTCTTTCATCATTGCACTCGGCCAGATTCTTGCCGCCAACACATATCAGATCGTACTACTCGCTGGTGAATCCGGACAAACGCCTACACAACTTTATATCGTTGCGGGCACCTATGCCCTCGGCTCCCTTCTGTGGTGGTTCATGTTCCGCCGCCTGCCGGCCCTGTACTCGCTCTCCCTGCCCTGGCTCTTCTATGGCCTGGCATTCATGCTGCTCGGCGTAACGCCGTTTATGCCTGACCACGTCCGTTTCCCAGTCCAAAACACTGCGTCGGCATTGTACGCCGCTGGTGCATCAAGTGGATCGTTGTTCTTTGCAATGAACTTTGGCGATGAAG GCGGTGTTCCCATAATGACCTGGATTTTCCGCGCTGCCATCATCCAAGGAATCCAACAAGTCTACATTCTGGCCCTCTGGTACTGGGGTAGCCTCCTCACCGCGCAAACCCCCACCGGCTCTCCGCACGTCGGCACCTGGATCGCCAACAAGGTCCCCGTCGCCCTCGTTATCACCGTTCCCATCGCCCTGATTTTCTGGTGCCTAGGCGTCATCTCCTTCGTCGGTCTACCTGATTACTACCGCCAACTCCCCGACAAGATCCCCTCCTTCTACAAGTCACTCTTGCGCCGCCACATCGTGCCCTGGTTTTTGTTGATGGTCGTCATCCAGAACTACTTCCTCTCGGCCCCCTACGGCCGCACCTGGGAGTTCTTGTTTTATTCCCGCGCCGTTCCCGGCTGGGCCATCTTGCTTCTGGCCATCGGCTTCTTCGTCGGCGTTTGGTGTCTGCTGCTCTGGCTCTTTGCCTACTTCACCAAAACCCACCCCTGGATCGTCCCCCTCTTTGCCATCGGCCTCGGCGCCCCGCGCTGGGCACAGATGTTGTGGGCCACCAGTGGAATCGGGCTCTATCTCCCCTGGTGCGGCACTGTGGTGCTTTCGGCGATCATCTCCCGCTGCTTGTGGCTGTGGTTAGGGCTGCTGGATACCGTGCAAGGAGTGGGGTTGGGTATGGTTTTGCTGCTGACGCTCACGAGGCAGCATGTGGCTGCCACGCTTATTGGGGCGCAGTTTTTGGGGGCCGTGTTCATGATGCTGGCGAGGGCTACGGCGCCGGATAAGGATGGACCGGGAGATGTTTTCCCGGATTTTAGTGCGGGCGTGATGCCCGGGTTGGGAAGGCCGTGGTTTTGGGTTGTCTTGGGGTTGCAGCTTGTGCTGCCGATTGGGTTTTTCAAGTTCTTCAGGAAGGAGCAGGTTGCCAAGCCTTAA